The segment CCGTACTTGAAAAACCTTTTTTCGGAAACATAAACAAAGACATACATGCAAATGGCTATGTTTAGCAGGAGAATCCGTCTCTTGAACATGTTAATATCTTAAAATGCATGAAAAAGCATTCAACCGCATACGTAAAAATCGTACACATTTATAGTTGGAAATGAAAACCCTCTGAAAGGACAGATGTTTTGCCCTTCGTCTCCAGGTGAAGAATAAGCAGCTGATGGATCTGCTGAGGAGAAAAGTGCGACTTGCTCAGCCCTATGCCGGCGTCTTCCTCAAGAAGGATGATAAGTAAGGAGTAAATGAATGAGGGCAGAGATGTGCAGTGAGGTCCAGAGCGGGTGAGGCAGTGGACAGACCGAGCCAGATTTACGTTTATATGAACTGCAATGATGAGATGATTAAATTCTCAGTAATTCTCCTTATCATTGCGGCAGGGGGAAAGGCTGCCTCTagtggtgcttttttttgttgcagttCTATTGATGCCAATTATTATCTTTCACACAGATATGTAAAGTAATGCACTATTGATTGATGACATGCAAATAAGAGGTTTACAAACATTATATTGTTGCTTTTCACACAAACAGTCACGGACACTTGCTTATTCAATGCAAGTTTGACAATAAAATAGACAAAATCATAGAGAATCTGCATTTATTACACAGATCAGGGAGAacaaattttgttaaaaaaagaattcacaTTTCATTGCATTAAATTTTATTAGAATATAACAGTCGAGGCTCCGCCTGTACTGCCATCCTCACTGCATATCTCTGAATGAAGGTAAAAGAGAATACAGTCTCCGTTGTTGTGTACACGTTTGCACATTTCTGCTTCCTGTGTTTCATCAGTGACGAGACAGATGTTGTGGAAAATTTGGACGCTGTTTACAACACTGGGACTTTTGTCCAGATCCATGAAATGCAAGATCTCGGCGACAAGCTGCGTATGATTGTGATGGGACACCGAAGGTAacgcagatgtttttttttcttatttcattcTAAATTTGGGGTTTTAGTCTATAACACAGCACTGCTCAATTCTCAATTCTGGTTTATTTCCAATAATTGCAGCACTGACACTAGCACAAGAAATAGCAGGTCTGTGTTAGGGCTCATGAATGAAGCTTTCTGTCAGATTGTGCCAGGAAATGCTTTGAAAATGACCTGTGTATTGAAAATAGCGACATCTTgtggtttgaaaaaaatatacagacgGTAAACTCAATGCTGTTGCCAGTGCGATGAAAGAATTTTTAACTAGTGGTACGACTCAGCAAAAAGGCCCTGGCACTTAAACAACCTCTAGTCTGTGCCAACAACCCAAGGTGATGTTAAACCTTCCAATGCCAACCGTAGTGGCGTCCCTGCCAGATCCTcatcatctctctttttttccccttttaaacATTCAGGATTCGGATCACTAAACAGCTGGACGTCGAGGTCGAGGCAACGCCCCCCACACCGGAGTCAGACTCCGACCAGTCCAAAGCTCAGCGGAGGAAAACCAAACGTGTTCGTAAAGATACAGCGCCTCGGCTGAGGAGATGGTGGAGAAAGTAAAAGAGGCTGAGTTTATTGTGGAGGCTGTTCCCTTACCCAAGAGCAACGAGATCCTCATGGTGGAGGTCGATAACGTCATACACGAGGAGTTCCAGGTCACAGAGGAGGTTAAGGTACTGACTCGTCTCCTGCGCTGctggagtttttctttctgctttggGTTCGAGGCTAATCAGCGCTTTGTGTTTAGGCTCTGACAGCCGAGATTGTTAAGACCATCCGGGACATCATTGCTCTAAATCCTTTGTACAggtacatttcctcatttttattccaatgattaaaaaaaatgtaaaaaaagccTATTACACTTGGGCTGCGGAAcaataaaacctctgtatgCTGTATTTATAGTGGAATAGAAAACACGAGATGGCTTGTATCGCATGTTACAAAACATAAAGtagaatatctatctatctatctatctatctatctatctatctatctatctatctatctatctatctatctatctatctatctatctatctaattttgACAGTAATTACTTAAATAGACAAAAGCACAACTTGTGTGTTATTCCAtacttatatgtgtgtgtgtgtgtgtgtgtgtgtgtgtgtgtatgtatgtatacatttatttatttatttatttttacttttttgtaaacagtggaggcattttatataatttgatcATTATTTGAgtatatttattgctttttgcTTATATTCCACTTTCAGTGTGATCTCTCTGAAATCGATTATAGATTGTTGTATAGATTGTGATATTCGTATTATGAAATTATGTAGTTATTATACATAATTACTGATGGGCATTTAATTGTTAATCACATCAATTATGTTATATCGTCTACTTTCAGGCAATCAGTGAATATTACTGAGTGTGTGTCATGTTTTGTTGTGCAGAGAATCAGTTCTACAGATGATGCAGGCAGGACAGAGAGTAGTTGACAATCCTATTTACTTGAGTGACATGGGCGCTGCTCTGACCGGCGCTGAATCACACGAGCTGCAGGACGTTCTGGAGGAAACCAATGTAggtatcaaaacaaaaaaaagaaaagaaatatctctaatatatatacacaatcaattgaaatatttaattgcatgattgtcatgagttaactcgtacATTTTTGTCTAATTATCCttacattaatacatttcaagtttttaatactctaatcaacatgcgcatggacaaatatggatgttttatgcaaatatatgtttatttttagtaaaacaatactcaacatagagcatgaagacaaaaggtcctggtaaatgttttaaagttattatggtgttttaaattacgtaaatcatcacaAACTTTaacaaaatctatataaaatacaaaacattattttgacaatttttgtttgaaaaaatacagacattgtGTTCAGTTAAGCATTAAGATAagtatctaaaatatataatttaatgaatttagcataatattgaaatgataaatgcataaattaattacgcaaacattaaaaaaaacaagcatttgaacgtatagtagagccgcagtaaatcacattcgagttactgttgtagtagacaaatgctataaaaagagaatggaacggagaaacgcagcaagctaacaggcttgattaaaaacaaataaagaaaaaaatgcattggtgTTCAAGTGCACCAGCGTTCGCTGAAAGCAATGTGACTAAATGTGAACAGTGACTGAAATATTTAATCGTTtattgctgctgttatttgctgcttttagatttggCGTTTGTTCGCATTGCTGCCAGTTGACCTGTactttttcaagtcaagtcaagaagcttttattgtcatttcaaccatatatagctgatgcagtacacagtgaaatgaaacaacgttcctccagaaccctgatgcaacaaaaaaaagaaacatcacagaaacagaaaacacagagccaAGGACTAGTAAGAAAAacccttgccacataaagtgcatgtgtacaacctggtgcaaacagtgcaaaaaatcacaacacaggacagtgcaagacaatacacaaaacacaaaatagctccgccagtaaacctgttgtaacgagataaagtgaacaaaaagtgaaaaaaaatgtagacaGAATATTCCTGCTACCATTTTGCAGCTAATCTGTAATTTAAACAGCCAAACCAATCCATAACTGCATTGTTGACAACTAATTTCATTATAGATTTTATCAATTAGTTATTGCagctgtatatgtatgtatgtatatatgtttgtgtgtttgtgtgtgtgtgtgtttacatttgacattttgcATTTCACAGATCCCCAAACGCCTATACAAGGCTCTGTCTCTGCTGAAGAAGGAGTACGAGTTGAGTAAGCTTCAGCAGCGCCTCGGCAGGGAGGTAAGAACCGTCTGATCACACCTATATCAACGACTCCGCTCAATTCACTTCAAAACAACTTTTGCTGTTACCCTTACTATATCTGTGTGCAAAAAGTagtgatgaaagaaaaaaaacaattaaataacacaaaaaatgatatcaagtttatttcaaatcaaattttatttgtcacatacacatacatacagggtacgacatgcagtgaaatgctttttatatatatatatatatatatatatatatatatatatatatatatatatatatatatatatatatatataccgtatttttaggactataagccgctacttttcccCCACATTTTGAACggtttaaacaacgaagcggcttatttatggatttatcctgggtttttcccggtttcacaaacttcaagccaaaaaactgaaccccataacattagaccaatgatgtttccgaacggaaactaagaaacgcacctcacctgtgttctgatctgcacggcattgggagaaaaagcgtttttttttaaacgcacgacgatgccaaaagataaactccagagagaaatagttgtgaaggaaggaggaagacagtgaacaatgattttcttggtcggctactgtttagatacaagccgttgtaacgcgttgagtctgggtgaagggagagctcgctaactccagttgcaacagaaatcatataagcacagacaggtttccaaaactcgtgcttttttatttttcttggcaacagcgttacgggttagtcaaagacacttagaaatgagcatcagaaaataatgaggacatattcctcagtctcacacacgcagtaatactgggaagaatgcagtggcaggctattcctaaaataccgctatgctgctaaaggaagcacaacatatttcacccgttacaccgtgtgtaacctgtctttcattaaagcctgtgtaaagtacattagtgtagacgtcttatttatgttaaaaaaaaaaaatatttgtaaaattcaatttatatatgggtgcgctttatagtctggaaattacagtatatatatattataattaattaatatgaatatattaattaatattatagcGAATCCTGAAGTGTCGACTACTATAGAGACCCAACACAGTCTTGTCTgtggggtgccaatacttttgccctAACTGGATGGATTGTTCTAATCGTCTTGGCTGATTTAATTAGCTTTTTTCATggcattaatataaaacaaataaatattatttattcacagTCTGAGGCAAATGAACTAAATCAGTATAATTCTTATATAAAATTGCAGAAATTCTTTGACTTGAAGGCGATTGATCCGAATTCACATTAACCAGAATAACATATAATGATTATCTACAATAACTAGTCTAATAGCTATACCATCCTGGAAATGATTTCTGtgtaaaattaatttgtatcgAGCATTTTATCTTTCAGAGCAACTTCCTGTTTATATAAACCTGCATATGTTGTATTTCTTAGCagaatatcattttattaaagacAACTTCCCATGTTGATGCTGTAGGTGGAGGAGAAAATCAAGCAGACACACAGGAAGTACCTTCTGCAAGAGCAGCTAAAGATCATCAAGAAAGAGCTGGGCCTGGAGAAGGAGGACAAGGACGCCATCGAGGAGAAGTTCCGAGAGAGGCTGAAGGAGCGCACCGTACCACAACACGTCATGGAGGTCATCAACGAGGAGCTGAACAAACTCAGTCTTCTGGATAATCACTCTTCAGAGTTCAAGTGAGTGCTGAGAGATGTGTCGCTGAATTACGCAGAGGTTTTACTGCACAGATCCGAATGTCCTCCGATAAAACAGATCAAATCGGACACGATGGATCATGTCCTATATGACTGTTTAACAGTTTTGGAATTATGGgtactttataataataaaaaaatcatatcaaaagaaatatattaactttttaaaaaacgtTTCTACACTGATTCTACATTTCATCTAGATTAAAATGTAACTGAGACTAAGGACAGTATTTTAAAGAATGTTTTAGCAGgttgagcaaaagtattgggacactaaACTTTTCCAGACATAATGTGCTTCTtccaccaaactgttaccacaaagttggaggcacacagtatattatgtatattctGTCTTTGCATGCGGAAGcataaaatgttcccttcacttaacCTACATGATCCAAAActgatccagcatgacacaaactCTATAATGAtgtgctttgcatgggttgaagtggaagatctcctgctatagaggtcCGATcgcaaccctattgaacaccttagggatgaatgtgaactctgactgcaccccagacctcctcaccctatatCCATCAGTGCCTggttttactaacacccttgtggctgaatgagcacaaatccccacaaagcacactccaaaatctaatagaaCATCTAGAAGAGTGAAGTTTATTCTAATGTATTTGACcatatttatgaccaggtgtctgcaaacctttggcaataaagtgtatgtttattatcagttgtctactacaatggctcaggaccacaggttgcatttaaatGCTTATCATTGGACGCCTTAACGTTCGGACCTTAGGACATGAGGAtgaggtttccttttgagtctggttcctctcaaggtttcttccttataccatccgTCACCACACTCCATAGGGACAGACTTggaattataaggaacaaacttatatattagtttttttatcgCTTAATCtctttaaaactgctttgagacgtTCATTGTAAAAAGCTCTATAcataaaaatgcattcaattGAATATGAGCTGGACATAGACTTTATTAACGcctttgtggctgaacgagcacaaagcacactccaaaatctgatggaacatcttcccaaaagagtggaggttatatatatatatatatatatatatatatatatatatatatatatatatatactgtgtataggGACTAGAATGTTCAAAAGGCACATTCTgatcttgtggtcaggtgtccacaatctatTAAATGTCCAATTCCAGTACAAATCCATTTGAATAGTTCAGAAATAATGTTCCCGGGAACATTTGTGTCTCTCACTCCTAGTGTTACGAGGAACTACTTGGACTGGTTGACCTCGATGCCATGGGGCACCAACAGCATGGAGAACCTGGAGCTGTCTCAAGCCAGCAAAGTGCTAGATGAAGATCATTATGGCATGGAGGATGTGAAGAAGCGCATTCTCGTAAGCTGACCTCCAGTTTAGAACCGCAAAATCCATTCATGAGTATTGAGGACATGAGGTTCATGAGAAATGGGTGCTAATTCAAGTTACTTTTATATCATGCAGGAGTTTATCGCAGTCAGCCAGCTGAGAGGCAGCACACAGGGGAAGATCCTGTGTTTCTACGGACCACCCGGGGTGGGAAAGACCAGCATCGCCCGCTCCATCGCTAGAGCCCTAAACCGGGAGTACTTCCGCTTCAGCGTGGGCGGCATGACCGACGTAGCTGAAATCAAAGGCCACAGGTTGAGCGTTAATTGAGTGATTATATGTGGAaattatatgtgtgtgattttatgtgttttttaatacGTATTGTACATTGTAGGAGGACATATGTCGGAGCGATGCCGGGAAAAATCATCCAGTGTATGAAGAAGACAAAAACCGAAAACCCACTAGTTCTCATTGACGAGGTTTGTACACAAACAGcttatttttataacaaatcCCACATTCAATGAGAAAACATCCAGCCTTTTGTTCTTGTGCTATTCATTCAGGTGGATAAAATAGGTAGAGGCTACCAGGGGGATCCATCTTCCGCCCTGCTGGAGCTTTTAGACCCTGAGCAGAACTCCAACTTCCTGGATCACTACCTGGATGTTCCTGTGGACCTGTCAAAGGTCGAGCGTGCGGCTGGGTTACATTCATccagatgtttatttttataaataataaaatgtgctcATGTCATTATCTAATCTCATGTCACTGTTCGGGTTTTTTAACAGGTTCTTTTTATTTGCACGGCCAATGTCACCGATACAATTCCTGAACCTCTGAGAGACCGAATGGAAATGATCAATGTGTCCGGCTACGTGGCTCAGGAGAAACTAGCTATCGCAGAGGTAACAAGACAAATTGTTGTCTTAAGACAAACATTTCCACTTGCATAAGAGAAACAATtgcagttttgtgtttttactttGATAATTTGTCATTTAACAGTTACTAATTCTCTTGTCTGAACATGCAGAGGTATCTGGTGCCCCAGTTACGGACTCTTTGTGGTTTGGATGAGCAGAAGGCAAGCATCTCCTCAGAAGCTCTGAACCTTCTTATCAGGCAGTACTGCAGAGAGAGTGGCGTCAGGAACCTGCAGAaacaggtggagaaggtgaGACGAGACGAATCAGGCGGAAATACGGCGGCTCTATAAATTTTGTGAAGATGCACCGATCTCAATGCTGACGTGCTGCAGCTTGGTCCTAAAGCCTCCCTAGTGAAGGCGGCCTGGGCTTTTTTGCTCAGTTGCAtgaatgacataaatgtaaatatgccaaatggcataaatgcaaacaaaataaatgttttcaactt is part of the Silurus meridionalis isolate SWU-2019-XX chromosome 9, ASM1480568v1, whole genome shotgun sequence genome and harbors:
- the lonp1 gene encoding LOW QUALITY PROTEIN: lon protease homolog, mitochondrial (The sequence of the model RefSeq protein was modified relative to this genomic sequence to represent the inferred CDS: deleted 2 bases in 1 codon); protein product: MAAYMKLWSSYRQAYRNGTVFCSRFNKKLTIHGLYPGESLSPSGFTATRSHSCIPGKKSPLFGGTLTSVTGRGRVSELRKWTRIAGVFPPARGDVQPGLLMNHDQRRYLFGNRGSGLPGEDGAESSSPNDDEPGGDGAESGSAPLHITALTPMMVPEVFPNVPLIAVTRNPVFPRFIKIIEVKNKQLMDLLRRKVRLAQPYAGVFLKKDDNDETDVVENLDAVYNTGTFVQIHEMQDLGDKLRMIVMGHRRIRITKQLDVEVEATPPTPESDSDQSKAQRRKTKRVRKDSASAEEMVEKVKEAEFIVEAVPLPKSNEILMVEVDNVIHEEFQVTEEVKALTAEIVKTIRDIIALNPLYRESVLQMMQAGQRVVDNPIYLSDMGAALTGAESHELQDVLEETNIPKRLYKALSLLKKEYELSKLQQRLGREVEEKIKQTHRKYLLQEQLKIIKKELGLEKEDKDAIEEKFRERLKERTVPQHVMEVINEELNKLSLLDNHSSEFNVTRNYLDWLTSMPWGTNSMENLELSQASKVLDEDHYGMEDVKKRILEFIAVSQLRGSTQGKILCFYGPPGVGKTSIARSIARALNREYFRFSVGGMTDVAEIKGHRRTYVGAMPGKIIQCMKKTKTENPLVLIDEVDKIGRGYQGDPSSALLELLDPEQNSNFLDHYLDVPVDLSKVLFICTANVTDTIPEPLRDRMEMINVSGYVAQEKLAIAERYLVPQLRTLCGLDEQKASISSEALNLLIRQYCRESGVRNLQKQVEKVFRKAAFRIVKGEEAALSVTADNLQDYVGKPLFTVDRMYDVTPPGVVMGLAWTAMGGSTLFIETSLKRPRTTKEKDGPAEGSLEVTGQLGDVMKESAKIAYTFARSFLMNEQPENDFLVGSHVHLHVPEGATPKDGPSAGCTIVTALLSLATNMPVRQNVAMTGEVSLTGKILPVGGIKEKTIAAKRAVVDCIILPAENKKDFSDLAEYITEGLEAHFVEHYQEIYKIVFTGK